The sequence below is a genomic window from Montipora capricornis isolate CH-2021 chromosome 14, ASM3666992v2, whole genome shotgun sequence.
CGTTCAATGCAGGGCGGTTGTCCGTGTCTTATGGATCCCAAGCAAGGTGCAGACCTCCCGAAAGACAAGAGACTCGAAATTTCGTCCTTGATCAGAATGAAGCTCGGCTGGTACCCCAAACCTACTGAAGAATTGAGACACTAGGACATTAGCAACAGTGACCGCTTCCTGATTTGGGAGTGCGTACGCCTCAGGCCATTTACTGAAGTAATCCATAGCAATCAAGATGTACTTGTTTCCGCTTTCCGTTTCCGGCAAGGGTCCTAAGACATCTATAGCCACACGCTCCATGGGCTCTCCAACATTGTACAGCTGAAGCGGCGATCTCGTTTTCACCCTGGGGCCCTTCCTAGACGCACACCGGTCACATTTGTGGCACCACTCTTCAACGTCACGACGACAATGAATCCAGTAGAACCTTGCACGGACTTTGCCTAGCGTCTTCGACACACCTAGGTGACCACCTTCTGGACTATCATGCAGACGTTTCAGCACACCAGCACGAAGTGCTGTAGGGAGCACTAGCTGCCATGTCTCTTCGCCACGCTCAGGCGATTCCCATCGGTGGTACAGCACACCCTCCCTGAGAGCCAGGGAGTCCCACTGGGCCCAGTAGGCCTTTTTAGTCGAGTCAAGGTGGGCAATAGCAGGCCATTCGGGGCGGTTGCCAGCATCCCTCCACTTCACGATGTGGGAAATTGATCTGTCTGCCATCTGAGAGGTACGCAATTGTAATGGTGTCCACTGTTGGTTTCCTAACAGTTCCTCGTCCTTCGGTTCTTCTTGCCCAGTGATGGCAGACTTCGAGTGCAGCTCTCTGACAACTGGGAAGGTGTAAGCTGGCCTACTTCCTTTACCGTCTCCAGGTAACTCTTTCTCCTCTTGACGCTGACAATGCGTGCAATTTGTTTCAAAGCAAGGACGCCGTGACAACACATCTGCATTCTGATGACCTTTGCCCGCCCTATATTCGATGCGGAAGTCATAGGTCTGTAGTTTCTCTAACCACCGAGCCATCTGTCCTTCTGGGTTCTTGAAAGTGAGCAGCCATTGTAGCGAAGCGTGGTCAGTTTTGACACTGAACGGAATAGAGGTAGGGGTGAAAATTGTCAATTGCTCTGACAACGGCCAGAAGTTCGCGCCTAGTGGTGCAATAGTTGGGTTCAGGTCACAAGTCTCAAGCTTTCTAACTCTCGCTCGAAGGTCGAGGCATGAACAATTACATCATCAAGGTAAATTAAGCACCTCAAGTCCCCGAGTACGTTCTCCATAAGGCGCTCGAATGTGGCTGGCGCATTGCACAGAACCGAACGCCATAACATGGTACTGCCACAGCCCATTTCCTACAGAGAAGGCTGTCTTCTCTCTGTCTTTCTCTTCCACTTCTACTTGCCAGTAACCACTCTTGAGGTCAAGGGTCGAGAACCAAGTTGAACTAGCAAGTTCATCAAGGGTGCTGTCTATCCTTGGCAGCGGATAGGAGTCCTTTTTCGTGAGGTCATTCAGTTTGCGGTAGTCCACGCAAAACCTCGTCGAGCCATCTTTTTTCTTGACCAACACTACAGGTGAGGCCCAGGGACTGACTGAGGATTCAATTATGCCCTGTTTCAGCATGCCCTCGACAGCTTTAAAGGCTTCCTCACGTTGTGCCAAAGGTAGTCTCCTTGGGTGCTGACAAATAGGGACAGCATCACCGGTGTTGATCTCATGTTTTGCTAGGCCAGTCTTACCCAGATCTTGAGTCCCCTTTGAGAAGATGTCTTGAAATTCAAGCAGGAGCTTGTGCAGCTGACGCTGTTGACCAGCATTCAACCCCTCCGTGCTTCGGGCATAGAGGTCCTTTAAATGTTCGGGCAAGTCATACCCTATGACTTGAGAATCAGGAGTGAAGTCATGCTGTTGGTGGATGACACTTTCTACAGGTTCACAGCCTGCTACCTCAGTACCTTGACAAATTGTTTTTGGTTGACCAGAGAGATTTACTACTCTCACAGGAACATAATCTTGTTGGGCATCAACCAGCGTTTTACCAACCATAACATCAGGTGGAAGCTTAGCAGTAAACGATGGGCCCACTGTGCCCCACGGTTCACCAAGCGGATCATCCATGATCCTCGCAGCCACGAGGGTTTCACTGTACGGAGAAATCAGTGTGTCTTCCACAGCTGTTAAACGATAGCAACGAGCTAGTTGTCTAGCTGAGGGCTTATACAGAGGGACTTCCTCTGCTGCGATACGCAGGCTTCCTGCTCCAGCATCAACTGTACAACCATGGGCCATCAAGAAGTTCAGGCCGAGTATGAACCTGTCGGAAATATCTGCAAC
It includes:
- the LOC138032080 gene encoding protein NYNRIN-like; this encodes MARWLEKLQTYDFRIEYRAGKGHQNADVLSRRPCFETNCTHCQRQEEKELPGDGKGSRPAYTFPVVRELHSKSAITGQEEPKDEELLGNQQWTPLQLRTSQMADRSISHIVKWRDAGNRPEWPAIAHLDSTKKAYWAQWDSLALREGVLYHRWESPERGEETWQLVLPTALRAGVLKRLHDSPEGGHLGVSKTLGKVRARFYWIHCRRDVEEWCHKCDRCASRKGPRVKTRSPLQLYNVGEPMERVAIDVLGPLPETESGNKYILIAMDYFSKWPEAYALPNQEAVTVANVLVSQFFSRFGVPAELHSDQGRNFESLVFREVCTLLGIHKTRTTALH